Genomic segment of Coregonus clupeaformis isolate EN_2021a chromosome 34, ASM2061545v1, whole genome shotgun sequence:
ACAGAAAATACTGTCAAAGTCCAACAGCTATTCTGTTATCATTCAATGTTCTTACAGGATCTGGAACTGCTTTCAGTGTGGTCATCTCACCCTAaacattctctaaaatgatgttaacCTCATGGCTTTGGGTAGTTTCATCATTAATTCAGTAATTGCTTAGATACACTTTGTAGATGGTTTTTGAATGTTGAGCCTTATTCCCACCTGTCCCTGTGGATTGTCCGTCCTTTCAAGTCCATCGGGGAGCCTAGAGTTTCTCCTCCTGGAAGACATTTAGAAAGGTATTCTGAATCCACTGAGAGGGTTTTCATATGCAAAAGCACAAACACAACATAAATAAATAGTTTTGAATTGATGCCAGGAATAGTTTTTACCATCCAAAATGACAGACCAGGCTGATAAGCAGAAAGACCCCCAGAGTTCCTGCTGCAATCCCAAAAACCATTGGGTAAACAGGCTCTTCTTGCTctgaaaatacagcacatattATGGTCATTTCTCACAAAAATATCTCTAAAGGACAgtacatgaacaaaagtatgtggacacctgctcgtcgaacatctcattccaatatcatgggcattaatatggaatatagaatgtaattgtatgctgtagcattaagatttcccttcactggaactaagggttctagccagaaccatgaaaatcagctccagaccattattcctcctccaccaaactttacagttggcactatatgttggggaaggtagcgttctcctggcatccgtcaaacccagattcgtccgtcggactgccagatggtgaagcgggattcatcactccagagatccGGTTTCCTcctctccagagtccaatggcggtgagctttacaccactccagacgaTTATtgtcattgcgcatggtgatcttaggcttgtgtgcggctgctcggccatggaaacccatttcatgaagctcccgacaaacagttctagtgctgacgttgcttccagaggcagattggaactcggtagtgaatgttgcaattGAGGTCAGATGATATTTACGAACTATGTGCTTCAGCACTTTCGGCAGTCCCGTTCTCTGAGCTTGTGTGgcataccacttcgcggctgagatgttgttgcttctagaagattccacttaacaataacagcacttacaattgaccgggttagctcaagcagggcagaaatttgacgaactgacttgttggaaaggtggaatcccacgacagtgccacgttgaaagtccctgagctcttgagtaaggccattctactgccaatgtttgtctatggagattgcgtggctgtgtgctcgattgtatacacctgtcagcaacgggtgtggctgaaataaccaaaTCTACTacttttaaggggtgtccacatactcttgtaTATACAGTGATTGTGTACTAAGATTGTGCCCGACGTGCCCGTTTCACCTTTATTAGCCAGCATCACTTCCTTTGACTTCCCAAGGCCGTGACTATTTCTTGCTTCACAGTAGTACTGTCCTCCATCACAAACAGTGAGGGTGTAACTCTGTCCAGATGCTACCTGTGTTGGTTTACCCCCACTGATCTGGAACCAGGTGAAGTTTGTCACAGGAGGGTTGGCTGTACTGCTGCAGGTCAGATTAACACAGCTGCCCACTAATACTGTATCAGCTGGACTGATGGAGGCTGAGGTGTCCttaggagagactgagggagaaggGTTCATTTAGAATGTATCTGGATGTGGTTTATTGAACAGTCTAATCAAAACCACTATGACAATCATAAGTGAAAACATGATAGAATGATCTATTCTACAGGAAACTGTGACTAAATCTTACATGAAACGTTAAGCATCATGGTATGTTCAGCTATCTTGTTGCTAGTCCCTACTGGGTAGACTGCAGTACAAGTGATGTTCTTCTCATGATGAAGGTACGACGGAGTGAAGGTCACCGTGGAGAGAACTGATTTGGTTTGGTCATGATTCTCCTGCAGTTGGTTCTCAGGTGTGAACTGTGTTGGGAGAGTCCATGTCAACTCAGGGGGGTGTTCGGGACAGGGAGCGACAGCAGAGCAGTTCAAACTGACAGCGGTCCCTTCCTTCACCTCACCTGAGACAGTAATGATGGGACTGGGAGGCAAATCTGTAATacattaaaaataaatatattttactctgacagacacacTGTCTACTTGGTCTTATTCTACTCATATCATTTTAGAAAAGTTTATAAAAGTTAAATAGTCTCTGTCTTCTTACCCCTGACATCTATATTACTAATAGCTACACTGTCCACTTGTTCTACTCTTATCTTTGATGCAAGGAATCTAAACTGGATAAAATAGTTGGTAAACAGTTAAATAGTCTCTTACCCCTGACATCTATATTAACAGACTTTTATTGTCTGTTGCAATGTATGCTTGACTTGCAATCCTGAAGAAGTATTTATCAGAGTAACTGGTGGTTACATTGAATAAGACTGTGGTGCAGTTCTTCTGGGACATGTTTCCAGTTATGTTCCCTTGATATCTGTTAACCGTCTTACTACTGTTAAATATCACATTGTTCGGACTCTGAGCAAACTGTGGTGATTCTTTAATCCACACTCCAAAGGTAAGTATTGTGCTGTTAAATGTATAGTCCTTTTGGTCAGGGAATTTCAAATGCACATGGGATTTGCACACAGGAGCCAGTCAGTACATCCAGTCTATCTGGCATTGTGGTGATCAAACCTCGTTCGCCAAAACAGGCCAAAACACCTGCAACATAAAGGACAACATCAGGGAGGTTATGTGATATTTTCAGTCCAGTCACTCTCTCCCAATATTCTCCCCTCTTCAGCAAAACATATGAACTCATTTCAATGTACAGGTGATTCCTGATGTCGCGACTCCATGCCCTAAACTGGAGCATTCATCCAGCATTGAATCCAGACTATTAAACTATACTTATTAATCACGTATTTACCTGATTTGcttaatattaatagttaacaattaatatgcttaacattagcagagacatttcttaactaccaatgctgtgcttttcGTAAGGATAGTTCCctccagctccctgcagctggtctgggcgtgtagtcaaggacatgggatagagataaaCTTGAGGACCTGTATTGTTCCAATTTCTCGTTGCTtacacatagccacaagaagaaaacaaggtggctcctgatctgccagggaggggcGTGCATGTATgaaaagcagagattgttttGGACACTTTGCAGAACTTATGAAGAGCTACATTTCGCTGTTGACTCAATATTAACGTCTGCCTACAATTGCATAACTAAagatattttacatatactcagtgtctgtgtcattttctaaagtttaacgtttgtttaagaataagagaatatcagcactgtgcGAAGAACCCTCTACATTATCAGGAGTCAACTGTACACTTTTTCTACACATTGACACAGATGGGAATATACTGTAGCTCATACCATGAAATATCATCACAATTCCTCTGTCTGATTCATAACTAGTTGTTGCTGTGTGGAAGACTCACCTGACATAAAGAGGCCAATGAGAAAAAACATGTTCTCAGGACAAGCCATGTGAGAACTCACACACTACTGATCACCTgaaacaggacaaacacacacttactAGTAGAGTAGCTTAACTCACACAACACTGAACAATTGAACAATCCCCATAtcaaatacactatatacacaaaagtatgtggacaccccaacaaatgagtggatttggctataaattgagcacacaaccatgcaatctccatagacaaacattggcagtagaatggcaatgctgaagagctcagtgtctttcaacgtggcaccgtcataggtccaatttctgccctgctagagcttccccggtcaactgtaagtgctgttattgtgaagtggaaacgtctaggagcaacaacggctgagccgcgaagtggtaggccacacaagctcacagaacaggaccgccgagtgctgaagtgggtagctcgtaaaaatcgtctgtcctcggttgcaacactcactaacgagttccaaaatgcctctggaagcaacgtcagcacaagaactgttcgtcgggaacttcatgaaatgagtttccatggccgagcagccgcccacaagcctaagatcaccatgcgcaatgccaagaatCGTCTGGAGTGGTCTGAAGCTCGTcgccgttggactctggagcagtggaaacgcgttctctggagtgatgaatcacgcttcaccatctggcagtctgacggacaaatctgggtttgacggatgccaggagaacgctacctgaccaaatgcctagtgccaactgtaaagtttggtggaggagtaataaaggtctggggctgtttttcatggttcgggctaggtcccttagttccagtgaagggaaatcttaaagctacagcatacaatgacgactctgtgcttccaactttgtggcaacagtttgggaaaggccctttcctttttcagcatgacaatgcccctgtgcacaaagcgaggtccatacagaaatggtttgttgagatcggtgtggaagaacttgactgacctgcacaaagccctgacctcaaacccattgaaaccctttgggatgaattggaacgccgactgcgagccaggcctaattgcccaacatcaatgcccgacaTCACTAATGATGTTgtccccgcaacaatgttccaacatctactggaaagccttcccagaagagtggaggttgttataacagcaaaggggggaccaactccatattaatgcccatgattttggaatgagttgTTTGAtgagaaggtgtccacatacttttggtcatgttgtgTATGTCTTTCAGTTGTGAAGCTAAAACATGAACGGATAACAGTACTTTGAACATATTGAATCTCATTACTTGTAATTCATTTCCTAAATTTAATCTGAACATTAAAATGTAAAGATAAGATAGTGAAGAAGTCGACACTTGCCTTCCAATGATGTACACGGTCCACAGGAGAGACTATCACACAATCATAGTGTGGTCTGACAAACCAAAGTGATGAAATATATGTGACACAACTCACATCTCATCAGTGACGTACTTCCTAATAAGAGTGTGAGAAATTATTTTAAaagaatactacagtatttatataaCAGGATGCTTGAATAGTCTATGTACTGGGTGTCCTCATCAGTTGTGAAAACACTGTATGCATAAATAAGTGCTCAGAACATTTCAATTTTCTAATGAACCTTCTGTTTCTGTCACTTGAGACATTGCAGAGGTGGCCTTAATCATATTCCACCAGTTTCAAATGAAATGGGCCTTAGTTGTCCACTGACTGATTCTAAAGACAAATTATGTTTTATCCACTGATTCAACAGCTTTATATGGCCTATACATTTAATTAAATGTGACTTAATGGGGGTAGAAGAACACCTCAACAGCATTTTGAAACAGGCCCCCAAATTGCTAAGTCCTCCCCTGATACATCAATAAATATAATAAAGGAAACTTTAGGTAATATaaccatctccctctcccctgtctcccaggCTTCAATGGGAATGTATGTGGGATTAAAACATATAGTTAAATCATGAACCAAAATCCACTATTAATttctttaagacaaaaaaaaagttaCATTTGAGTTCGATACAAAACATTTGGTTCTCACATAATTTTTTTACATGAAAAACATACTTGGTATGTAACAGAGTAACTATAATTGTATCTGACTGATTCTCACACACCACTCAACTTCTACTGCACTAACTTCCTGTTTTTCTTGTTTCACTTCCTCTTTGAGGTGTATTTCCCCCCAGGAGTTTACTTACTACATTTAaacccattttgccatggtgcagaGAGGGAAAATGTAGAGTTTTATAATGCTGTTccacacattttgtcatgaagCTGATCAGAAATGTTGCTGTTTTTAAGCAAATGTCCTGATATTCAACACATTTTGctatcatatgctatctggggccGTTCGGTAATCGGGCCCTACTCCCAAAATGACTTCTTATTGAAATTTCATGAAAAGAGCATGGCCGTGGTGCCACAGGAAGGGAGCCAGCGACCTGCCGGGCCTGGGCGGCAAGGTGTACATGGGCACCCTCTTCGACGATGATGTGtagatgggatacagcttttgtcaaattaatgtcAAAAGTTGAATTTTTTTAGCATTTCAGCTAACCATAACCCTTTTCTTTACATCAGTCTAattttcctaacctgctacgttaattatccgaACCTGCTGCATAAATTGCTTTAAACCTGCTAGCAAAAGTCAATTTTgtcaaaagctgtatcccttccAGAATGAAAAAACCTCTTCGACCTACCCAAGGCCTTCTGGGAGAAGGAGACCCAGGAGCCGAGGGTGTACTTTACCCAGCAGTTGAGAGCCGACCTCCCCAACAGGTGGAGGGAGAGCTGAAGGCTCTGGAGGACAGGGTCAGGAATTGAGAGGTGGAGGGACCAGATgattcagagagagaagagagaaagtatGGACTATTGGACACTACACTATTCTGATGCTGCAATATGGTGGGGATGGGGATATGGTGGGACTGACAGAAAAGGGACTAACAAGCTAATTTCAGTTTTGTGGAAACTGCTTTGCTTATATGTGGGTAAAATGTATGAAATTACAATGAAACGACTTGTCTGCATGCAGTTCAGGCTACCACTCACTGTCAATGGATATATGAGTAGGTATTAGGTGATAGATCAGAACCAACATTTAGAAGTATCTTACTGCGCTTTTCATGACacagactgacaaggtgaatccaggttaaatctatgatgccttattgatgtcacttgtttaatccacttcaatcagtgtagatgaaggggaggagacaagttcaagaaggatttttaatccttgagacaactgagacatggattgtgtatgtgtgccatttatagggtgattgggcaagacaaaaaaatgtaagtgcctttgaacaaggtgtggtagtaggtgcaaggcgcaccggtttgtatcaagaactgcaacactgctgtttTTTTTTGCACTTAacaatttcctgtgtgtatcaacaatgatCCTCCatctaaaggacatccagccaacttgacacaactgtgggaagcattggagtcaacatgggccagcaaccctgtggaacgctttcgacaccttgttgagtccatgccccgatgaattgagggctgttctgaaggcaaaagggtgcaactcaatattaggaaggtgttcctaatgtttggtatactcagtgccttcagaaagtattcataccccttgacttattccacattttgttgtgttaatgcCTGAATAAAACATTGATTATGTATTTGttttctcacccatttacacacaataacaaagtgaaaatatgtttttagaaaagtttggagttttattgaaaatgaaatacagaaatatttaatttgcttaagcattcacacccctgagtcaatgcactttttgcagcgattacagctgtgagtctttctgggtaagtctctaagagctttgcacacctggattgtacaacatttgcacatcattcttaaaacaattcttcaagctctttcaatttggttgttaatcattgctagacagccattttcaagtcttgcaatagattttcaTGCCGATCGAAACTGTAACAatgccacttaggaacattcaatgttgtcttagtaagcaactctggtgtatatttggccttgtgttttaggttattgtcctgctgaaaagtgaatttgtctcccagtgtcttttgaaaagcagactgaaccaggttttcctcttgcGTTTGGCATGTgcaaaagtgtaattaataacttcaccatgctcaaagggatattaaatgtcagatttgttttatttttaccaatctaccattggtgcccttttttgcgaggcatgggaaaagctccctggtctttgtggttgaatctgtttgaaattcgctGCTCTACTGAGGGACCTTTAAGATAATTGtacgtgtggggtacagagatgaggtagtcattcaaaaatcatgttaaacactattattgcacagagagtgagtgcatgcaacttattatgtgacttgttaagcaaatctttactccggaaagaatttaggcttgccataagaaaggggttgaggaaaggggttgaatacttaattACATAATTCcacattatttacatttacattttagtcatttagcagacgctcttatccagagcgacttacagttagtgcatacattatttttttatcgaacccacaaccctggcgttgcaaacgccatgctctaccaactgagctacatcccctgccggccattccctcccctaccctggacgacgctgggccaattgtgcgcgccgccccatgagtctcccggtcgcggctggctacgacagagcctggattcgaaccaggatctctagtggcacagctagcactgcgatgcagtgccttagaccactgcgccactcgggaagtacacattatggggtattgtgtgtaggccagtgacacaacatttcaatttaatcaatttaaattagATATGTAAAAGGTTGGACCAATAAAATCCAAAAGATGTTAACACCATTCTGCCGTCATGTAGACATACTTCACCAACTTCCTGTCTTGTATCCGACCACTGTCTCTCCAACTAACTGTGTCTTCTCTCCTCAGTCATCATTGACTTTATATGGTCTTAAACTGCCTTCAGTAAGATAGTTGAACTCAGCAGTTCCTCTATACTGGAACCTATTAAACGGATGCTCTGTGAACTCAACACTCAAAATGAATTGGCTAAAAATAAAGAGTAGCCTACATCATCGTATCACCACTATAGTAGCAGTTAAACACTTTTCATCCCAGCAAATTCTACAAATATGCAGATAATCAAAGAGCACACAATTATAAATGTATCAAAAGTACCAACAGAAAACAAATACACAACGACGATACTGTACGTAAAAACATTTACTACCCATTGGCAAAATACTTAAAATGCACCTCTTTTATCTCTTAAAGCCCATCTATGTAGTTAAGGTGTGGTTCCTGGGGCCCTCTCCTGGTCACATTGACTTCAGCGTACTCACTCTCCTGCCCCTGGACCCTGTTCCTGTCCTGGGCTGCAGCTGGGGTCTCTTTGGGCCGTAGTATGGAGAAGTTGATGTCACCATAGTGGATCTCTTCAGGCTGGTCTTCTGCAGGTTCCTCTGGTTTCTCTCCGGATCTGGTCTGGTTAACACACACCGTCCCAACCGGGGAGTTCTgtggagagaacacagagagaggaacaggtgTAAAGTTCTAAGCTCAGTCATTTGTAAAACTCTAAAGTCAGCAGGTTACACAACACATACTGAGGGGATGTCAATGACAatgtcaatttaaatgacagaagaaaataattacattttgacaACAAATGAGCTCCAATCTACAGAAAACATTGTCAAAGTCCAACAGCTATTCTGTTATCATTCAATGTTCTCACAAGACGTAGCATTGCTATCAGTGTGGTAATCTCCCCCTGAACTTCCTCTAAACTGATGTTAACCTCATGGCTTTGGATAGTTTCAGCATTAATTCAGTACTTCCTTAGATACACTTTGTAGATGTGTTATGAAAGTTGAGCCTTATACCCACCTGTCCCTGTGGATTGTACGTCCTTTCAAGTCCATCGGGGAGCCAAGAGTTTCTCCTCCTGGAAGACATTTAGAAAGGTATTCTGAATGCACTGAGAGGGTTTTCATATGCAAAAGCACAAACACAACATAAATAAATAGTTTTGCATTGATGCCAGGAATAGTTTTTACCATCCATAAAGACTGATCAGGCTGATAAGCAGAAAGACCCCCCAGAGTTCCTGCTGCAACCCCAAAAACCATTGGGTTAATAGGCTCTTCTTGCCctgaaaatacagcacatattATGGtcatttctcacaaaaagatcaCTAAAGTACACaacatgaacaaaagtatgtggacacctgctcgtcgaacatctcattccaaaatcatgggcattaatattaatatggagttggtctgtcacgccctggctctggggactcttaattgttgagccagggtgtggattttctatgtttagttttcattggtttttgttctagatcgtttagtttctatgttggccagggtggttcccaatcagagacagctgtagctcgttgtctctgattggggaccatacttaggcagtccGTTTGGCACTAGtcaattgtgggatcttgttccgaaaggtttgtgttatttaacctaggacttcacgtttcgtttgttgttttgttcgtgtttagtactgaataaagtatgtacgtttatcacgctgcgccttggtccgcttcatccggtaacgatcgtgacatggtcgcccctttgctgttataacagcctccactgtagcattaagatgttccttcactgaaactaagggatctagcccgaaccatgaaattcagctccagaccattattcctcctccaccaaacataacAGCTGGACctatgcattggggaaggtaggcgttctcctggcatccgtcaaacccagatttgtccgtcggactgccagatggtgaagcaggattcatcactccagagaaccggTTTCCTattctccagagtccaatggcggtgagcctTACACCACTCAGACGATTCTTGGCATTGCGCTTGTTGATCTTAGCACTTACAGTGTACCGGGTTAGCTCTGGCAGGGCATAAAtttaacgaactgacttgttggaaaggtggaatcctatgacagtgcctcgttgaaagtcactgagctcttgagtaaggccattctactaccagtgtttgagtatggagattgcatggctgtgtgctcgattttatacacctgtcagcaacgggtgtggctgaaataaccaaatatactaatttgaaggggtgtccacatactcctgccgagtagttctgggctgatccctcaccatcctcatgatcattgatgccccacgaggtgagatcttgcatggagccccagaccgagggtgattgaccgtcatcttgaacttcttccattttcaaataattgcgccaacagttgttgccttctcaccaagctgcttgcctattgtcctgtagcccatcccagccttgtgcatgtctacaattgtatccctgatgtccttacacagctctctggtcttgccattgtggagaggttggagtctgtttgattgagtgtgtggacaggtgtcttttatacaggtaacgagttcaaacaggtgcaggtaatgagtggataacagaaaaactaacaggtctgtgagagccggaattcttactggttggtaggtgatcaaatacttatgtcatgcaataaaatgcaaattaattacttaaaaatcatataatgtgattttctggatttttgttttagattccgtctctcacagtgtacctatgataaaaattacagacctctacatgctttgtaagtaggaaaacctgcaaaatcggcagtgtatcaaatacttgttctccccactgtaagtgctaTGAACATTGACATTTTCTAATGAACCTTCTACTTTTGCACAATTTGTTTCAGTCACTTGAGACATTGCAGAGGTGGCCTTAGCCATGTTTCACCAGTTTCAAATGAAATGGGCCTCAGCTGCCCACTGACTGATTCTTAACACaaagtggggggagggggaggggtaaaTCCCTTTTTGGGGTTAGGACAAGACAACAGCTTTTTGAAACGGGACCCCAAATCGCTAAGTAAAAggcaattttgacaaaagctgtatcccttctgaACAAAACCCTCCTGGACCTGCCCAAGGCCTTCTGGGAGAAGGAGACCCAGGAGCTGAGGGTGTCCTTTACCCAGCAGGTGAAAGCTCGACCTCCCCAACAGGTGGAGGGAGAGCTGAAGGCTCTGGAGGACAGGGTCAGGAATTGAGAGGTGGAGGGACCAGATgattcagagagagaagagagaaagtatGGACTATTGGACACTACACTATGCTGATGCTGCAGTATGGTGGGATGGGGATATGGTGGGACTGACAGAAAAGGGACTAACAAGCTCATTTCAGTTTTGTGGAAACTGCTTTTCCTATATGTgggtaaaatgtaaaataatacgATGAAAAGACATGTCTGTATGCAGTTCAGGCTACCGAACACTGTCAATGGATATATGAGTAGGTATTAGGTGATAGATCAGAACAATGTTTAACAGCATCTTACTGACATCTTGCAAtgaagtatacagtgccttcagaaagtattgatacccaataataacaaagtgaaaatatgtttttagaaatgtttgcacattcattgaaaatgaaatacaaaaatatctgatttatataagtattcacacccctgaatcaatacatgactgaatcacctttggcagcgattacagctgtgagtctttctgggtaagtctctaagagctttgcacacctggattgtacaataattGCACATTATTTTCAATAATGAGCCctgtgtaactcagttggtagagcatggcacttgcaacgccagggttgtgggttcgattcccacggggggccagtatgaaaataaaataaaaatgtaagcactcactaactgtaagttgc
This window contains:
- the LOC121549694 gene encoding B-cell receptor CD22-like produces the protein MSQKNCTTVLFNVTTSYSDKYFFRIANLPPSPIITVSGEVKEGTAVSLNCSAVAPCPEHPPELTWTLPTQFTPENQLQENHDQTKSVLSTVTFTPSYLHHEKNITCTAVYPVGTSNKIAEHTMMLNVSFSPKDTSASISPADTVLVGSCVNLTCSSTANPPVTNFTWFQISGGKPTQVASGQSYTLTVCDGGQYYCEARNSHGLGKSKEVMLANKEQEEPVYPMVFGIAAGTLGVFLLISLVCHFGWRRNSRLPDGLERTDNPQGQNSPVGTVCVNQTTAGEKPEEPAEDQPEEIHYGDIEFSKLRPKETPAAAQDRNRVQGQESEYAEVNVTRRGPQEPHLNYIDGLYAQVNKRGAF